From the Athene noctua chromosome 22, bAthNoc1.hap1.1, whole genome shotgun sequence genome, one window contains:
- the LOC141969081 gene encoding putative glutamate receptor isoform X3, translating into MVRSAELEGYCIDLLKALATMLRFSYRVKVVGDGRYGAVASSGNWTGMIGEILRQEADIAVAPLTVTSAREEVVSFTTPFLQTGIGILLRKDTVSQEMSFFHFLAPFSKETWTGLLFAYVLTCFCLFLVARLSPCEWNEPKNEENHFTFLNSLWFGAGALALQGVTPRPKALSVRVIAAVWWLFTITLLAAYVANFTALLSSGSEQLPIQTFEDLVKQRKLEFGTLDGSSTFYFFKNSKNPIHQMIYEYMDKRRDRVLVKTYQEAVQRVMESNYAFIGESISQDLAAARHCHLIRAPEVIGARGFGIATTQASPWTKKLSIAVLKLRESGDLDYLRNKWWESSCLHKSSERWSPLQPQALGGLFLTLGIGLALGVIAAVLELSHKSRRAAGHAKKSCCSVFTEEMCTRLRIKENTRQSQETSGRANA; encoded by the exons ATGGTGAGAAGTGCAGAACTGGAGGGCTACTGCATCGATCTGCTGAAAGCACTCGCCACGATGCTCCGCTTCAGCTACAGGGTGAAGGTGGTGGGCGACGGGCGGTACGGCGCCGTCGCTTCCAGTGGCAACTGGACAGGGATGATTGGCGAAATTTTGAGACAG GAAGCAGACATTGCAGTGGCTCCTCTGACCGTCACGTCAGCGAGGGAAGAGGTGGTCTCCTTCACCACACCGTTCCTGCAGACTGGGATTGGAATCTTGCTTCGAAAAGACACGGTCTCGCAGGAGATGTCTTTCTTCCACTTCCTGGCTCCTTTCAGTAAGGAGACCTGGACTGGCCTTTTATTTGCTTATGTGCTGACGTGCTTCTGCCTCTTTCTTGTTGCCAG GCTGAGCCCCTGTGAATGGAACGAGCCAAAGAATGAAGAGAACCACTTTACCTTCTTGAACAGCCTCTGGTTTGGAGCAGGAGCACTTGCCCTGCAAG GTGTCACCCCTCGACCCAAAGCGCTCTCAGTGCGGGTCATTGCTGCAGTCTGGTGGCTCTTCACCATCACCCTGCTGGCTGCCTACGTCGCCAACTTCACCGCGCTGCTGAGCTCTGGCAGCGAGCAGCTCCCAATCCAGACTTTTGAAGATCTTGTGAAGCAAAGAAAGCTTGAGTTCGGGACACTGGACGGCTCCTCTACTTTCTACTTCTTCAAG AACTCCAAGAATCCCATCCACCAGATGATCTACGAATATATGGACAAGAGACGAGACCGTGTTTTAGTCAAAACCTACCAGGAGGCTGTTCAGCGTGTGATGGAATCCAACTACGCCTTCATCGGGGAATCCATCTCTCAGGACCTTGCAGCTGCCAGGCACTGCCATTTGATCAGGGCCCCTGAAGTTATCGGAGCCAGAGGATTTGGCATTGCCACCACCCAGG CGTCCCCGTGGACCAAGAAGCTCTCCATCGCCGTCCTCAAGCTGCGGGAATCGGGGGATCTCGACTACCTGCGCAACAAGTGGTGGGAGAGCAGCTGCCTTCACAAAAGCAGCGAGCGGTGGagccccctgcagccccaggctctgggTGGGCTCTTCCTGACGCTGGGGATTGGCCTGGCCCTGGGCGTGATCGCGGCCGTGCTGGAGCTCTCCCACAAGAGCAGGCGTGCTGCCGGGCACGCGAAG aaatcctGTTGCTCCgttttcacagaagaaatgtGCACGCGTCTAcgtataaaagaaaatacaagacaaagCCAGGAGACTTCAGGGAGGGCTAATGCTTAA
- the LOC141969081 gene encoding putative glutamate receptor isoform X1, protein MDKGLHFVFCVVTTMLLLRESSQTGTTRNDDAGTDLRGPEESLPTLTVTTILEDPYVMVRSAELEGYCIDLLKALATMLRFSYRVKVVGDGRYGAVASSGNWTGMIGEILRQEADIAVAPLTVTSAREEVVSFTTPFLQTGIGILLRKDTVSQEMSFFHFLAPFSKETWTGLLFAYVLTCFCLFLVARLSPCEWNEPKNEENHFTFLNSLWFGAGALALQGVTPRPKALSVRVIAAVWWLFTITLLAAYVANFTALLSSGSEQLPIQTFEDLVKQRKLEFGTLDGSSTFYFFKNSKNPIHQMIYEYMDKRRDRVLVKTYQEAVQRVMESNYAFIGESISQDLAAARHCHLIRAPEVIGARGFGIATTQASPWTKKLSIAVLKLRESGDLDYLRNKWWESSCLHKSSERWSPLQPQALGGLFLTLGIGLALGVIAAVLELSHKSRRAAGHAKKSCCSVFTEEMCTRLRIKENTRQSQETSGRANA, encoded by the exons ATGGACAAAGGTCTTCACTTCGTGTTCTGTGTGGTTACAACTATGCTGCTCCTGAGAGAATCAAGCCAGACAG GAACTACAAGGAATGATGATGCT GGCACTGACTTAAGGGGACCAGAAGAGTCTCTTCCAACCTTGACTGTCACAACAATCCTG GAAGATCCCTACGTCATGGTGAGAAGTGCAGAACTGGAGGGCTACTGCATCGATCTGCTGAAAGCACTCGCCACGATGCTCCGCTTCAGCTACAGGGTGAAGGTGGTGGGCGACGGGCGGTACGGCGCCGTCGCTTCCAGTGGCAACTGGACAGGGATGATTGGCGAAATTTTGAGACAG GAAGCAGACATTGCAGTGGCTCCTCTGACCGTCACGTCAGCGAGGGAAGAGGTGGTCTCCTTCACCACACCGTTCCTGCAGACTGGGATTGGAATCTTGCTTCGAAAAGACACGGTCTCGCAGGAGATGTCTTTCTTCCACTTCCTGGCTCCTTTCAGTAAGGAGACCTGGACTGGCCTTTTATTTGCTTATGTGCTGACGTGCTTCTGCCTCTTTCTTGTTGCCAG GCTGAGCCCCTGTGAATGGAACGAGCCAAAGAATGAAGAGAACCACTTTACCTTCTTGAACAGCCTCTGGTTTGGAGCAGGAGCACTTGCCCTGCAAG GTGTCACCCCTCGACCCAAAGCGCTCTCAGTGCGGGTCATTGCTGCAGTCTGGTGGCTCTTCACCATCACCCTGCTGGCTGCCTACGTCGCCAACTTCACCGCGCTGCTGAGCTCTGGCAGCGAGCAGCTCCCAATCCAGACTTTTGAAGATCTTGTGAAGCAAAGAAAGCTTGAGTTCGGGACACTGGACGGCTCCTCTACTTTCTACTTCTTCAAG AACTCCAAGAATCCCATCCACCAGATGATCTACGAATATATGGACAAGAGACGAGACCGTGTTTTAGTCAAAACCTACCAGGAGGCTGTTCAGCGTGTGATGGAATCCAACTACGCCTTCATCGGGGAATCCATCTCTCAGGACCTTGCAGCTGCCAGGCACTGCCATTTGATCAGGGCCCCTGAAGTTATCGGAGCCAGAGGATTTGGCATTGCCACCACCCAGG CGTCCCCGTGGACCAAGAAGCTCTCCATCGCCGTCCTCAAGCTGCGGGAATCGGGGGATCTCGACTACCTGCGCAACAAGTGGTGGGAGAGCAGCTGCCTTCACAAAAGCAGCGAGCGGTGGagccccctgcagccccaggctctgggTGGGCTCTTCCTGACGCTGGGGATTGGCCTGGCCCTGGGCGTGATCGCGGCCGTGCTGGAGCTCTCCCACAAGAGCAGGCGTGCTGCCGGGCACGCGAAG aaatcctGTTGCTCCgttttcacagaagaaatgtGCACGCGTCTAcgtataaaagaaaatacaagacaaagCCAGGAGACTTCAGGGAGGGCTAATGCTTAA
- the LOC141969081 gene encoding putative glutamate receptor isoform X2: MDKGLHFVFCVVTTMLLLRESSQTGTTRNDDAVSKGTDLRGPEESLPTLTVTTILEDPYVMVRSAELEGYCIDLLKALATMLRFSYRVKVVGDGRYGAVASSGNWTGMIGEILRQEADIAVAPLTVTSAREEVVSFTTPFLQTGIGILLRKDTVSQEMSFFHFLAPFSKETWTGLLFAYVLTCFCLFLVARLSPCEWNEPKNEENHFTFLNSLWFGAGALALQGVTPRPKALSVRVIAAVWWLFTITLLAAYVANFTALLSSGSEQLPIQTFEDLVKQRKLEFGTLDGSSTFYFFKNSKNPIHQMIYEYMDKRRDRVLVKTYQEAVQRVMESNYAFIGESISQDLAAARHCHLIRAPEVIGARGFGIATTQASPWTKKLSIAVLKLRESGDLDYLRNKWWESSCLHKSSERWSPLQPQALGGLFLTLGIGLALGVIAAVLELSHKSRRAAGHAKKSCCSVFTEEMCTRLRIKENTRQSQETSGRANA, translated from the exons ATGGACAAAGGTCTTCACTTCGTGTTCTGTGTGGTTACAACTATGCTGCTCCTGAGAGAATCAAGCCAGACAG GAACTACAAGGAATGATGATGCTGTGAGTAAG GGCACTGACTTAAGGGGACCAGAAGAGTCTCTTCCAACCTTGACTGTCACAACAATCCTG GAAGATCCCTACGTCATGGTGAGAAGTGCAGAACTGGAGGGCTACTGCATCGATCTGCTGAAAGCACTCGCCACGATGCTCCGCTTCAGCTACAGGGTGAAGGTGGTGGGCGACGGGCGGTACGGCGCCGTCGCTTCCAGTGGCAACTGGACAGGGATGATTGGCGAAATTTTGAGACAG GAAGCAGACATTGCAGTGGCTCCTCTGACCGTCACGTCAGCGAGGGAAGAGGTGGTCTCCTTCACCACACCGTTCCTGCAGACTGGGATTGGAATCTTGCTTCGAAAAGACACGGTCTCGCAGGAGATGTCTTTCTTCCACTTCCTGGCTCCTTTCAGTAAGGAGACCTGGACTGGCCTTTTATTTGCTTATGTGCTGACGTGCTTCTGCCTCTTTCTTGTTGCCAG GCTGAGCCCCTGTGAATGGAACGAGCCAAAGAATGAAGAGAACCACTTTACCTTCTTGAACAGCCTCTGGTTTGGAGCAGGAGCACTTGCCCTGCAAG GTGTCACCCCTCGACCCAAAGCGCTCTCAGTGCGGGTCATTGCTGCAGTCTGGTGGCTCTTCACCATCACCCTGCTGGCTGCCTACGTCGCCAACTTCACCGCGCTGCTGAGCTCTGGCAGCGAGCAGCTCCCAATCCAGACTTTTGAAGATCTTGTGAAGCAAAGAAAGCTTGAGTTCGGGACACTGGACGGCTCCTCTACTTTCTACTTCTTCAAG AACTCCAAGAATCCCATCCACCAGATGATCTACGAATATATGGACAAGAGACGAGACCGTGTTTTAGTCAAAACCTACCAGGAGGCTGTTCAGCGTGTGATGGAATCCAACTACGCCTTCATCGGGGAATCCATCTCTCAGGACCTTGCAGCTGCCAGGCACTGCCATTTGATCAGGGCCCCTGAAGTTATCGGAGCCAGAGGATTTGGCATTGCCACCACCCAGG CGTCCCCGTGGACCAAGAAGCTCTCCATCGCCGTCCTCAAGCTGCGGGAATCGGGGGATCTCGACTACCTGCGCAACAAGTGGTGGGAGAGCAGCTGCCTTCACAAAAGCAGCGAGCGGTGGagccccctgcagccccaggctctgggTGGGCTCTTCCTGACGCTGGGGATTGGCCTGGCCCTGGGCGTGATCGCGGCCGTGCTGGAGCTCTCCCACAAGAGCAGGCGTGCTGCCGGGCACGCGAAG aaatcctGTTGCTCCgttttcacagaagaaatgtGCACGCGTCTAcgtataaaagaaaatacaagacaaagCCAGGAGACTTCAGGGAGGGCTAATGCTTAA